The region TTCAGTCTCACCAAAGCTCAAAGGAACTGcacaaatgaaatggaaaaaaaaaacagggtttaATCACTGAGGTGCCAGGACAAACTAAACTCCAGCCCTGTTTTTAGGCCATCTAGTCACTAAAGATTAGTCACTGGCTACTGGTTGAAACAGTAACATGAGGGCACGGTTGGTAttaaaagctggaaaaaaaattgcatggCTGAAAAGCGCTCTGAGGCCTGCAGCCAGCCCATGCAAATTGAaagcaaacaagaaaataagTTGACTCAGTCTCTTGATCACAGCATTACAAGCAGCTGAACCCGactgtgtgtgtattttctttgcatttcacAGGTACGTCTGTGGTCACAGTGACAGCCACTGATGCCGATGATCAAACATACGGAAACAGCGCCAAGCTGGTATATAGCATCCTGCAGGGGCAGCCATATTTCTCTGTGGACTCAGAAAACGGTAAGACAAACCTGGCAAGGTCTCTGATGCCTTTCTAATGCCATgagaaattatacatttatcatattttcatgatttgtatcacaaaactgaataaaaaaacaacattaaggAGATCAGACAATAATTTAAGCAatgtaaaataagattttaaccTTTTAAGCAATCTTAGGGTGTTTTTACACCTGATAGTGCGGTATACTCGGTTCGAATAGGGAccaaatttgcaacatttgatacattttcagctgctgcgttTCGCGTTCGCGTTGCAACTTAACTTTTTGAataaacctgttcccctcctctcctGTGGGGgagctgcaccaagaactactgaaggaaatgacacaaaaacctcagaagaagacactgtGTGCAACATCCTTCTTgatgaaaagtaaacaaaattacaGTGGCGTCAAATTTTAGTGATTGTAGGAGTTCTCTTGTCATTGGTAAAGACCATGAGTCATTTCTCTTGCTAGTTCTTCactgttttgatttaatttacccagaatgctgttTGGTAcaatccacttcctgcttttgctgttcacatatgcatttgaactgcaccagagttcacttcgcCAGAATTTCTGTTagcatgctgtttttttttaaagtaatttggggtaaaactgctgaaaattttaaagtttaaaatataccAGCATATTCTGCATTGAAATACCTCTGGATCATATAATATTTAGATTGATGTAGACGGTAttgaaaacaaccaaaacatggATTCTAACCTTATCAGCAATCTGATTTCCTTTGAGATCTCATCCAATCatcatataaatataataaaatgtatatattttttactagGAACCATAAAGACAGCTCTGCCTGGCATGGACAGAGAAGTGAAGGAGCACTACCAGGTTGTAATTCAGGCCAAAGACATGGCCGGACAGATGGGTGGGCTTTCAGGGACCACGACAGTCAGCATCACCCTCTCCGATGTAAACGACAGTCCGCCACGCTTCGCTAACCGTAAGGATCTCCTAATATATCTCCACTGACTCAACAGAGGCTTAAAACGCTGAAAAACGGacatttaaatttcatttagaTTCCTTCCGAGTGACTACAGTGGAGTCTACGGAGATAGGTGGAGCCATCGGACGCATCAAGGCCGACGATCCCGATGTGGGACACAACGCCGAGATGGAGTACAGCATCGTTGGCGGTCACGACACATTCAACATCATCACCGACCAAGCGACGCAGGAAGGAGTCATCATTATTAAAGAGGTATCATCCCGTCCTATACaagtttctgcacattttgtcatgttacactCAGAACGTACTTGGATTTTAAGTAGTGGATTATTatgaaatgaagaaatattacatgatatttgcattattttttaaatctgatcaaaTCCATTGCAATCGGTTGTGTGTAATtcaattagggctgaaacgattaatcatcTTAATTGTGTTTAATCGCtcattgaaataattgtcaactaatttagtattCGATTAATCGTATtcaaacaacatattcagagtactaattaagccaaaactgtaacTGTTTTGTAAGTGAAAAATTATAATCAACAGTAATAAAagtttcaaacatccatcttaGTGCATTTAGTCTTTATAATGTGTTTCAATTTGAGATAAGATTCCTGAATTAACCatactttttaataatgttctaatttattgagtGTCTGTTTTCAGCCTGGGGTTAGCAATGGTTTTTGGCTTGTTGAtacataaaatgcattattttccaCCTAAATCCTAATTATGTTcgactgtgtgtttttttttttatttatttttgtacaggAAATAAccaaaagacacatttttctcattttgtctttaagaagacaaaatgagaaaaataatacagggaatattttttctgtcaacTATTATccctaaaagttttttttaacagtttaagGGTTGTTAGTATGTTTCTAAATATCTTGGGATTGAAATGAACCCGAAACTTATTGCATATTTCCATTCCAGTCAAACCTTAGCCACCTTTTGAGCCAGCCTGGATTTACAAAACATCTCCCTCCCAACATTACAGAACATTTAACCCCAGCATGATTTTCTTCTGAAGAAAAAATGGCCccctgaaaacatttattcatgcaaaaaaagatatgacaggatttatttttgaagcGCAGTGTAAAATCAGATATCATACGCctgtaaaatgaataatataAAGGAGCCTTTTGCAAGAAACTCTCTTTAGTTTTCCCCTAAGATCTTCTAGTATTCCTGACTTGGATTTGTTACTCTGAATTTAGAGAGGCAGTAAGATAAAGGCAGACAAATGAAACGCAATGAATCACATATTAAAATCCCGGAGGCAGGCTTTCtcttttaaatggaaaagtCTACAGCTTTCCTTCTCTGGTGCTCTTTCATCTCCAGGCGCTGGATTATGAAAGTAAGAGGGACTACGAGTTCAGAGTGGAGGTGAAAAACACCTACTTAGACGCCAGGTTCATCCACGGCGTGCAGTTCAAAGACTACGCCACGGTCAAGGTGACGGTGGATGATGTGGACGAGCCGCCCGTTTTCACCCGTAACCCTTACATCATCGAAGTTCACGAGGACACGGCTGCCGGCAGCTTCGTCGGCGTTGTGCTGGCCAGAGATCCCGACGCAGACAACAAGCCAGTGAAGTACGTTTCTCAGAATAAGGATCCCACATAAGTTATCTTCAGGGATTTACAGGCTTTGGATttgactgaaacgattaatcgtgattaattgtgattattcAGTTATTGTCagttaatcattaactggagtgcACAGACTCAAAGAAGTGTTTTATCTGTTCCAAAAACTAcctgtaaacatgttttacccAAAAGTTTTCAAGtagcatttttagcttcacctggttgaaatccttttaaaaactgaacttttcacCTTTCGAAGTaggactgaaatgattaatcgtattaatcgattattgagaTAATCAACAACTAATTTCCcttctttccttcttccttcTGTACCTTCTACCCTTGACTCCACTTTGTGTCCTTCATTCCTTTTTTAATACATTCTGTCAAAAATTTATAGTAAActttagtattttatatttaaaaagttaaatcaaagGGAAGTTTCCTTATAAAGAGACACAGGTCACTTTTTAAAGATGGATAGAGCTAAATAGCTGCACACCAACCCCATGGTGGGACAATAAAGAATATTCCATTCTATTATGTCGATTTACAAGATGAAAACCTCATGAAATGCGTCGATTCTTTCAGTGTGAATACCTTTGTGAGTTACTGCAACTGCATGAAATGAAATCAGCTTCATTCTATAAACTTAAGGCTAGATCAATAGACCGCTAAGCAAACATTTCCTCGACAACCATGTGGGCTTTCTGCTTCATTCTCCTAATTTGATCTCTTCGAAACTCATTCCCCCTTCTTCAATTATaccagcaaaaaagaaaaaaagtcaatagaGAAAGAAGTGCGATATGGTGGATTTACAGTCTCCTTGTCAGTTTTATGCAGTGAAGATGAAAATGTGCCCACCAGGTTTATCTAATCCATCAACCCGCCCACGTGTCAGTGCTCCGACAGGGGAGAGAAGGAGTGTTATTCATGAGGTCCCTACTGGAGATTTCCCAACGGAAGACGACGAAGTGAATACAGACGATGTTTATTTCCCAGAATCATGTAAGCTCCCTGCACGGCGCCGCGCAAAGTCAAACATTCCTAATTTGCCGTATTGATTCGCGTGGGTCATAGAAACCGTTCGGCGCACATATGGCAGCCGCCCGTCCCCCATCGCAGGAGATGTGGCACACCACGCAGCGCTTCGTGTTGCATATTCAAATCTCAGCTGAGCATGAGAGGTGACAATGACAAATGAGCCGACtccaggaagaaaaaaaggagaggcGTCATCTTTTGACAAAAGAGAATacgttttcttctttcttttctgacttctaaaaaacaaatctatgcaaattaaacaaacaaaacccaacaTTTAGCCTAAAGCCAGAATTTTCAATTACAACTCAGCATCGTCCAGGGTATATTCAAAAGGATTCTTCTCTTccagttaaaatgaaaatgaaaatttggatgtaatgtttcaaaagcattCAGATCTCTtgaactctttcacatttttatcacattacagcCCCAATTCGCAATATACTTTatctagggctgaaacgattaatcatgattaatcgattagtggaataatcaactaatttaataatcaattaatcattaactggggTATAAGGACTCAAAAAAGGACATATGCTGGTAGAACAACACACTCGGGGAGGTAATTTAGACAAAactgtaccaaaaaaaaaatagattagcaactaaaataaaaatacctttgtaaatattttctacccaaAACTCTTAAAGTGACTAAGTTGTAGCTTCACCTGACtcaaattctgcaaaaacaaaaatgtcctaTTAGGCATCTtctgctatccaattattattcagtcaatgcaaaaaaaagaaaaatcattcaatataaaaaaaataaacattcagtaaagaaatgctgttatttccaataaaatttatattttctaattcaaaaaaggaaaagaaatatcTGTTTATGTTCATCTTCTAATGCATGTCTAGTATTGTATAAAGTAAGATAACAGTTACTgtatttccatttcaaataCGCACTAatttttgtctatattttgCTAACGTGGAAACGACGTCCTGTCTTCTTCTGCGTTTCTgacagtagtaacatcctgtacCAACCCAGTGCTTTTGTGATTGACtcgtgatgcaaaaaaaattatttccattgcagttttctgaaaaatattcacttattATGGCCAAAAAACACCTTATCCCAGCGCAAAACCTTaacaaaaactgtgttttttcgaaaatggtgtgtttccattaagcttatttatttttggaatttcAGTTTGCGCAATTCGGTGGTTAATCTGGCAACACTGTTCTCATCTCCACTCCAGCCATTCAGCTATTAGGAAAATGAATGGCGCTCTGGGATTGGCTTCTTtacaaacaccagccaataacATGTCCAGTTGCATTTAACATTTCATCTGTGTTTTCCAGCTTTACATGCTGCATTTTAAAACCCttcatgaaaaatatattcCCAGAGTAGGGAAGTTTTCCAAGAatacttcagaaaaaaacagaaaatttagcCAAACCGGATAGGCCATTTAAAGATTAGAAGATAGCAGCGCTAACTCCGCCTTTTTAAATCTATTGGTGCTAACAACGTCTGTGTCCCTCTTGCAGATATTCCATTGACCGACACACGGATCTTGAAAGGCTGTTCAACATAGATTCTGTGAACGGCACCATCACAACACTGAAATCCCTCGACAGAGAAATGTCCAAATGGCACAACATCTCTGTGGTGGCCACCGAAATAAGTAACTTCCTCCCTCAGTTCCCTAAACATCTCTCTTCAGTCCTGAAATAtgtgacaacatttaatttttgtgtttcagacaaCCCTCGGCAGACGACTCGAGTGCCCGTGTTCATCAAGGTGTTGGACGTCAACGACAACGCTCCAGAGTTCGCCATGTCCTACGACACCTTCGTCTGTGAAAATGTCAAGGCAGGACAGGTGAATAAAATCCGTTAAAATATGAACTCGATTAGTCTTCAACACACAGCTAGACACTGTGTTTACGTTTGTGTAAACGTTACGtctaaaacacattaaatttcctttttttaccatttttcacAGTAAAAGTCTACTTTGTGACTTGAAACCCTTTTGCAGGAGGTTGTAGTATGATCACTGCATTACAAGATTCGtgcatgaatgttttatttgcgCATCACATGCCCAATAAACCCCCGTATTAAGAAGAATTATGCATGTTTTCTCGTGCCTAATACTCACTGTTTGCTGTTTCCCTTTGCAGCTGATTCAGACAATAAGCGCTGTTGACACAGATGAACCGCTTGTCGGGCACAAATTTGTCTTCAGCATAAGCGCCACCAACCCAAACTTCACCATCGTTGACAAGGACGGTAGGATTAAGTTCAGCTCCCAGCACACATTTAGTGACATTTgtaccagaaacacagaaacagaaactctgaGTCGCTGGAGCTTCCTGCAACTTCAACTGCTCTTCTTCCTGGAtggaatatttaatataaaactgctatgattaaaaaaaactaaactgtttggttatttatttagattttgactAAATACTACAGAGGTGTATTAGGGTCATAATAAATagagcaaaaaggagaaaattttTGCCCAAAAATGTTAATCATTTAGATTAATTTCcaaatttttgtaaaatacacaaaaatttcttaaagtcaaaaatttgtgaGGTAAAAACTCAGAcgtttttagattaatctaaaatctgaatctgaaaatttgatagaaaaaaatgtgaaatttgaaagtcaaaaatgttgcacttttaaacatttctccgataaatctcaaaattctgtATTTCTAGCCAATTcgaaacttttcaaactcagaaatatccactgtttttctaaaaaatgtctgagattttcaaaatttcagtttttacttgtaaacttttgactttgGTAGCTCAtaaattgtcttgttttttagatttgtgattaatctcaacatttcagagtttttttctagcaaattttagATTAGTCTCaaaatttctatttctttctggcaaattttagacttttggactgataatttttcttgttttctctaGATAATGTCAGatttatctcaaaatttcttTCAAGCTAAAATTAgagttttcaaactcagaaatttccactttttcctACTTTTATTAGATTAAACTCTTGAAAATCTTAAATCTTTTAGATTTCAGACTCAGATATTGGATTGTATAATCTTGACATTTTCTGAGATTTATctaaaaatttgagttttttggtggaagACGCCATTGTAAAAATCTCATTAcccaagaatgattttgtgcaaaagatGTGATGAATATGTGTTGTTTCGCTCATGGATCTATCCCAACCTGTTCAATGAAGCATAACAAGTCACAACTTATAAATTCTCAGTTTTTATCTCAAACATTTGTGACGAGAGAAAATCCGTTGATTTGACCCGCACCATCTCCGTCTTCCTGCAGACAACACTGCCAACATCCTAACGAGGAGGGGCGGGTTCAGCCGGCGTGAGATGAGCATGTACTTCCTCCCCGTCGTGATCTCAGACAACGACTACCCCATCCAGAGCAGCACCAGCACGCTGGTGGTCCGCGTGTGCGCCTGCGACAGCCGCGGCAACATGCAGTCCTGCAGCCCGGAGGTGCTGCCCTTCTCAGATGGCCTCACCACCGGAGCGCTGGTGGCCATCCTGCTCTGCGTGATCATCCTGCTCAGTAAGTATCTGCCTGGAAGATCCACGTGTCTGTGACAGTTTGTGGCAGGAGAGGAAATTAATCCATCGTCAGTCTCAGATAGACACATTTTCAGGGTTTGACAAAAATCaccagttttaaaatgtgatttcaaGGTTTATTCTGTTTGATCAAAAGACTGAATTTCCagttgaaactaaatattttcatacacctaataagag is a window of Xiphophorus maculatus strain JP 163 A chromosome 21, X_maculatus-5.0-male, whole genome shotgun sequence DNA encoding:
- the LOC102224326 gene encoding cadherin-10-like isoform X1, with translation MIGNQALLLLMLYFLWPSTALPFITGNIGNLFGMPESDGKVLQRSKRGWMWNQFFLLEEYTGNDHQYVGKLHSNADKGDGTVKYVLTGDGAGSLFLIDEKSGDIHATKRLDREEKAMYTLHAKVVDRTTNTELEPDTEFNIKIHDINDNAPRFEKEVYYASVPEMSEVGTSVVTVTATDADDQTYGNSAKLVYSILQGQPYFSVDSENGTIKTALPGMDREVKEHYQVVIQAKDMAGQMGGLSGTTTVSITLSDVNDSPPRFANHSFRVTTVESTEIGGAIGRIKADDPDVGHNAEMEYSIVGGHDTFNIITDQATQEGVIIIKEALDYESKRDYEFRVEVKNTYLDARFIHGVQFKDYATVKVTVDDVDEPPVFTRNPYIIEVHEDTAAGSFVGVVLARDPDADNKPVKYSIDRHTDLERLFNIDSVNGTITTLKSLDREMSKWHNISVVATEISNFLPQFPKHLSSVLKYVTTFNFCVSDNPRQTTRVPVFIKVLDVNDNAPEFAMSYDTFVCENVKAGQLIQTISAVDTDEPLVGHKFVFSISATNPNFTIVDKDDNTANILTRRGGFSRREMSMYFLPVVISDNDYPIQSSTSTLVVRVCACDSRGNMQSCSPEVLPFSDGLTTGALVAILLCVIILLMIVVLFAALRRQRKKEPLIISKEDVRDNVVSYNDEGGGEEDTQAFDIGTLRNPEVMDANKLRRDIIPEMLFPFRRTSPIKDNTDVRDFINGRLQENDADPTAPPYDSLATYAYEGTGSLAESLSSLESAATEGDHDYDYLSNWGPQFKKLAEMYIGRSPDRET
- the LOC102224326 gene encoding cadherin-10-like isoform X2, with the protein product MIGNQALLLLMLYFLWPSTALPFITGNIGNLFGMPESDGKVLQRSKRGWMWNQFFLLEEYTGNDHQYVGKLHSNADKGDGTVKYVLTGDGAGSLFLIDEKSGDIHATKRLDREEKAMYTLHAKVVDRTTNTELEPDTEFNIKIHDINDNAPRFEKEVYYASVPEMSEVGTSVVTVTATDADDQTYGNSAKLVYSILQGQPYFSVDSENGTIKTALPGMDREVKEHYQVVIQAKDMAGQMGGLSGTTTVSITLSDVNDSPPRFANHSFRVTTVESTEIGGAIGRIKADDPDVGHNAEMEYSIVGGHDTFNIITDQATQEGVIIIKEALDYESKRDYEFRVEVKNTYLDARFIHGVQFKDYATVKVTVDDVDEPPVFTRNPYIIEVHEDTAAGSFVGVVLARDPDADNKPVKYSIDRHTDLERLFNIDSVNGTITTLKSLDREMSKWHNISVVATEINNPRQTTRVPVFIKVLDVNDNAPEFAMSYDTFVCENVKAGQLIQTISAVDTDEPLVGHKFVFSISATNPNFTIVDKDDNTANILTRRGGFSRREMSMYFLPVVISDNDYPIQSSTSTLVVRVCACDSRGNMQSCSPEVLPFSDGLTTGALVAILLCVIILLMIVVLFAALRRQRKKEPLIISKEDVRDNVVSYNDEGGGEEDTQAFDIGTLRNPEVMDANKLRRDIIPEMLFPFRRTSPIKDNTDVRDFINGRLQENDADPTAPPYDSLATYAYEGTGSLAESLSSLESAATEGDHDYDYLSNWGPQFKKLAEMYIGRSPDRET